In the Lycium ferocissimum isolate CSIRO_LF1 unplaced genomic scaffold, AGI_CSIRO_Lferr_CH_V1 ctg16877, whole genome shotgun sequence genome, one interval contains:
- the LOC132042660 gene encoding protein trichome birefringence-like 38 isoform X2 — translation MNNRFDGKEFLTKFKEKKIMYVGDSLSLNSFESLLCLLHAAVPEAKFKQDITRENVTVTFPDYGVQVVLFHSNFLVDIEAEPVGRVLKLDSIKNGQIWKEFDLLIFNTWLWFTRTGPGKQWDFVEFDGKILKDMDRVQAFQAGLNTWAKWVETDVDTTKTKVFFQGTSPAHYHGSDWGEPAVNNCLNEITPVNGSTYPSGLPVAVNIVKEVLKNMSKPVVNLLDITKLSQLRKDGHPSKFNGFKGMDCTHWCLAGVPDTWNQILYASLH, via the exons ATTTGATGGCAAAGAGTTTTTGacaaaattcaaggaaaaaaagATTATGTATGTTGGGGATTCTTTGAGCCTCAACAGTTTTGAATCCCTTCTGTGTTTGCTTCATGCTGCAGTCCCAGAAGCAAAATTCAAACAAGACATTACTAGGGAAAATGTCACTGTCACATTTCCG GATTATGGAGTTCAAGTGGTATTATTTCATTCGAACTTTTTAGTAGACATTGAAGCTGAACCTGTTGGACGAGTGTTGAAACTCGATTCAATTAAGAATGGACAGATTTGGAAGGAATTTGACCTTTTGATATTCAATACTTGGCTTTGGTTTACAAGAACAGGACCGGGAAAACA GTGGGATTTTGTTGAATTTGATGGCAAAATATTGAAGGACATGGACCGGGTACAAGCTTTCCAGGCTGGGCTAAATACATGGGCCAAATGGGTTGAAACAGATGTGGATACAACCAAAACCAAAGTTTTCTTTCAAGGAACATCTCCAGCCCATTACCA TGGATCAGATTGGGGTGAACCTGCTGTGAACAATTGCTTGAATGAAATAACGCCAGTGAATGGATCGACATACCCAAGCGGCTTACCAGTTGCTGTGAACATAGTGAAAGAAGTATTGAAGAACATGTCAAAGCCAGTAGTAAATTTACTTGACATTACAAAACTCTCACAGCTGAGAAAAGATGGACATCCCAGCAAATTCAATGGTTTCAAAGGCATGGATTGTACTCATTGGTGCCTTGCTGGAGTTCCTGATACTTGGAATCAGATTCTTTATGCTTCTCTCCATTAA